The Myxococcus virescens genome has a segment encoding these proteins:
- a CDS encoding GNAT family N-acetyltransferase — protein MPSRRSSSAEVLLDVLEALPPGHRLWVRGAGRSLFPLLRAGDSVRVMRCGPGSLATGDVALMRQGRELVAHVVVSTRPWRTASLLGPQDAPGGVTLGRVVAIRRGRWVVPLPRPLRPALRLAQQAASTAWAWPRTRLVSRGVWDFLFAGWSLPLRRRLVGPLEVRLLTAGDLDALLAFASERLVVSPGFLRRQLRERWGLQDTERRGAAAGAFDAQGRMHGFAWVDSYRQEGLQLEGVWVRSLVVAPRVRRMGVATGLLECLMEEARRQGQSRVFADVDDDNTASLRTFERLAFQRAGATLTQQANEAWDATGRSKRLVVVERTL, from the coding sequence ATGCCTTCGCGCAGATCCTCCTCCGCAGAGGTGTTGTTGGACGTGCTGGAGGCACTGCCTCCGGGGCACCGGCTGTGGGTGCGTGGCGCGGGGCGAAGCCTGTTTCCGCTGCTGCGGGCCGGGGACTCGGTGCGGGTGATGCGCTGTGGCCCGGGCTCGCTGGCGACCGGGGACGTCGCGCTGATGCGGCAGGGGCGCGAGCTGGTGGCGCACGTGGTGGTGTCCACGCGGCCGTGGCGGACGGCCTCGCTGCTGGGGCCCCAGGACGCCCCGGGAGGCGTGACGCTGGGCCGGGTGGTGGCCATCCGCAGGGGCCGCTGGGTGGTTCCACTGCCCAGACCGCTGCGTCCGGCGCTGCGGCTGGCGCAGCAGGCCGCGTCCACGGCGTGGGCCTGGCCTCGGACCCGGCTAGTGTCTCGGGGTGTGTGGGACTTCCTCTTCGCCGGATGGTCGCTGCCGCTTCGTCGCCGCCTGGTGGGGCCGTTGGAGGTGCGGCTCCTGACGGCCGGCGACCTGGACGCGCTCCTGGCCTTCGCCAGTGAGCGGCTGGTGGTGTCTCCGGGCTTCCTGCGCCGTCAGCTGCGCGAGCGCTGGGGCCTGCAGGACACGGAGCGCCGGGGCGCCGCGGCGGGCGCCTTCGACGCCCAGGGACGGATGCACGGCTTCGCCTGGGTGGACTCCTACCGGCAGGAGGGCTTGCAGTTGGAGGGCGTCTGGGTGCGCTCCCTGGTGGTGGCGCCCCGCGTGCGGCGAATGGGCGTGGCCACGGGGCTGCTGGAGTGCCTGATGGAGGAGGCCCGACGCCAGGGGCAGTCGCGCGTCTTCGCGGACGTGGACGACGACAACACGGCGTCGCTGCGCACGTTCGAGCGGCTGGCGTTCCAGCGAGCGGGCGCCACGCTGACCCAGCAGGCCAACGAGGCTTGGGATGCCACGGGCCGCTCCAAGCGGCTGGTCGTCGTCGAGCGCACCCTGTAG
- a CDS encoding DMT family transporter, with product MRRRRLRGCPGCVKKPAAVAAVTSPGEPGVILSGGPRDMSTSTSDMLEGGTGPSSRSQRLRADGALALITSFWGITFVVVKGALGHGDPFSFLTLRFIVGAVVLSALAGRQVLTARNLRIGTMLGTFLFLGFSLQTVGLTTTTPSRSAFITGLCVLLVPLLSMVLYRKAPKFTSLLGVGTAAVGLYFFTQPDGGLGSGGLSFGDVLSLGGAVAYACHILMTERHAPKQGVMGLVAVQLWTVALLSALCLPFVERRVVWHPSFVGAVLICGVFASAVAISLQTWGQARTTAVRAALIYSLESVFAALYSVLLGYETLGPREWLGGALILSGVLMSEVGAAAWGWWRARAPAR from the coding sequence GTGCGCCGCCGGAGGTTGCGCGGCTGCCCTGGCTGCGTCAAAAAGCCCGCGGCCGTGGCCGCCGTGACGTCACCTGGCGAGCCCGGCGTCATCCTCTCCGGTGGGCCGCGCGATATGAGCACCTCGACGTCCGACATGCTGGAGGGGGGCACGGGGCCCTCGTCGCGGTCGCAGCGACTTCGCGCGGATGGGGCGCTGGCGCTCATCACTTCGTTCTGGGGCATCACCTTCGTGGTGGTGAAGGGCGCGCTCGGGCACGGCGACCCGTTCAGCTTCCTCACGCTGCGCTTCATCGTGGGCGCGGTGGTGTTGAGCGCCCTGGCGGGGCGGCAGGTGCTGACGGCGCGCAACCTGCGCATCGGCACGATGCTGGGCACCTTCCTCTTCCTGGGGTTCTCGCTTCAGACGGTGGGGCTCACCACCACCACGCCTTCGCGCTCGGCGTTCATCACCGGGCTGTGCGTGCTGCTGGTGCCGCTGCTGTCGATGGTGCTCTACCGGAAGGCGCCGAAGTTCACCTCGCTGCTGGGGGTGGGCACGGCGGCGGTGGGGCTCTACTTCTTCACGCAGCCGGACGGAGGGCTCGGCAGTGGCGGGCTGTCGTTCGGAGATGTGCTGTCGCTGGGCGGCGCGGTGGCCTACGCGTGCCACATCCTCATGACGGAGCGGCATGCGCCGAAGCAGGGGGTGATGGGGCTGGTGGCGGTGCAGCTCTGGACGGTGGCGCTGCTGTCCGCGCTGTGCCTTCCCTTCGTCGAGCGGCGCGTGGTGTGGCATCCGTCCTTCGTGGGGGCGGTGCTCATCTGCGGTGTGTTCGCCAGTGCGGTGGCCATCAGCCTCCAGACATGGGGGCAGGCGCGCACCACGGCGGTGCGCGCGGCGCTCATCTACTCGTTGGAGTCGGTGTTCGCCGCGCTGTACTCGGTGCTGCTGGGCTACGAGACGCTCGGGCCTCGGGAGTGGCTGGGCGGCGCGCTCATCCTGTCGGGCGTGTTGATGTCGGAGGTGGGGGCGGCGGCCTGGGGGTGGTGGCGTGCGAGGGCGCCCGCGCGGTAG
- a CDS encoding pentapeptide repeat-containing protein, protein MAKAPSIEKLLQSGSAEWNRMRKSGQVATDHTGATFTQLFSANTDLSGLGLIGSEWDRCDLSKVNFRDADLSNAYFHGGRLQDCDFRGANLEGATFEKLKLLRCDFTGAKGLDDIEMDDVDMDRVVGLDGEEAPPPPPPPAQGITAFTREQREKALGVQAAAALQGEPVGDELPPFRPQDPPGSLFFRALKRMGVPPLWVLDVPGLRPLLPQRLPPGSSLETLYREAVKTRLENKKPAADPAVVDRAQKALRMGAKDAPVAAMYLREVGVLPLFRFSAAQVLKGALREEVEVDDLTGSIDPRTTGALLELRLTHEVVEHLQEARRRLAATQLYTSLLEAGFNPENNWDEALESSDASMELAQLATGEDRNALLEGFQVFAALPDEARLRRLAYLAESVTNLELVSRLPEGMEPSWLTGPETRECHEREMTYVQSLKAEEIPAKVAALAKEELGVPEGEVPEESDGDLFVHLRCDVCGKEKLIVQSPEE, encoded by the coding sequence ATGGCGAAAGCCCCCAGTATCGAGAAGCTTCTTCAGAGTGGCTCGGCGGAATGGAACCGGATGCGGAAGTCCGGCCAGGTCGCCACCGACCATACCGGCGCCACCTTCACTCAACTGTTCTCCGCCAACACGGACCTGTCCGGGCTGGGCCTCATCGGCTCGGAATGGGACCGGTGCGACCTGTCCAAGGTCAACTTCCGGGACGCGGACCTTTCCAATGCCTACTTCCACGGCGGCCGGCTCCAGGACTGCGACTTCCGGGGTGCGAACCTCGAAGGCGCGACGTTCGAAAAGCTGAAGCTGCTGCGGTGCGACTTCACGGGCGCCAAGGGGCTCGACGACATCGAGATGGACGACGTGGACATGGACCGCGTCGTCGGTCTGGACGGCGAGGAGGCCCCGCCGCCTCCGCCGCCCCCCGCCCAGGGCATCACCGCCTTCACCCGTGAGCAACGGGAGAAGGCGCTGGGCGTACAGGCCGCCGCGGCGCTCCAGGGTGAGCCCGTTGGCGACGAGCTGCCCCCCTTCCGGCCCCAGGACCCTCCTGGCTCGCTCTTCTTCCGGGCGCTGAAGCGGATGGGCGTGCCTCCGCTGTGGGTGCTGGACGTGCCGGGCCTGCGCCCGCTCCTGCCGCAGCGGCTGCCCCCGGGCAGCTCGCTGGAGACGCTCTACCGTGAGGCGGTCAAGACGCGGCTGGAGAACAAGAAGCCCGCGGCGGACCCGGCGGTGGTGGACCGCGCGCAGAAGGCGCTCCGCATGGGCGCAAAGGACGCCCCGGTGGCGGCCATGTACCTGCGCGAGGTGGGCGTGCTGCCCCTGTTCCGCTTCTCCGCGGCGCAGGTGCTGAAGGGCGCGCTGCGGGAAGAGGTGGAGGTGGATGACCTGACGGGCTCCATCGACCCGCGCACCACGGGCGCGCTCCTGGAGCTGCGCTTGACGCACGAAGTCGTGGAGCACCTGCAGGAGGCGCGGCGCCGGCTGGCGGCCACGCAGCTCTACACGTCGCTGCTGGAGGCGGGCTTCAACCCGGAGAACAACTGGGACGAGGCGCTGGAGTCGAGCGACGCGTCGATGGAGCTGGCGCAGCTGGCCACGGGTGAGGACCGCAATGCCCTGCTGGAGGGCTTCCAGGTCTTCGCGGCGCTGCCGGACGAGGCCCGGCTGCGGCGGCTGGCCTACCTGGCCGAGTCCGTCACCAACCTGGAGCTGGTGAGCCGGCTGCCGGAGGGCATGGAGCCGTCGTGGCTCACGGGCCCCGAGACGCGCGAGTGCCACGAGCGGGAGATGACGTACGTCCAGTCGCTGAAGGCGGAGGAGATTCCCGCCAAGGTGGCGGCGCTGGCGAAGGAAGAGCTGGGCGTGCCCGAGGGTGAAGTCCCCGAGGAGAGCGACGGCGACCTCTTCGTCCACCTGCGCTGTGACGTGTGTGGCAAGGAGAAGCTCATCGTCCAGTCACCGGAGGAGTAA
- a CDS encoding MOSC domain-containing protein: MARKTPQWEGRIVRVLVCTERKSFVTKELPEARVSFEGLEGDRHAGLTRAADVRTPWFPKGTPIRNTRQFSLVSSEELAQVAETLGIPRVLASWLGANLEVVGVPRLTHLPPGTRLFFPEDTTLVVEGENEPCIGPGRVIEAHHPDVQKLASRFVKAAWQRRGLVAWVERPGIIRVGDTVKVVLPRPVTYVLPASGV; this comes from the coding sequence ATGGCCCGCAAGACGCCGCAGTGGGAAGGACGCATCGTGCGCGTCCTCGTGTGTACCGAGCGCAAGAGCTTCGTCACGAAGGAGCTGCCCGAGGCGCGGGTGTCCTTCGAGGGCTTGGAGGGTGACCGCCACGCGGGCCTGACGCGAGCGGCGGACGTGCGCACGCCGTGGTTCCCCAAGGGGACGCCCATCCGCAACACGCGACAGTTCTCACTGGTGTCGAGCGAGGAGCTGGCACAGGTCGCGGAGACGCTCGGCATTCCGCGCGTGCTGGCGTCATGGCTCGGCGCGAACCTGGAGGTGGTGGGCGTGCCGCGCCTGACGCACCTACCGCCGGGCACGCGGCTGTTCTTCCCGGAGGACACGACGCTGGTGGTGGAAGGGGAGAACGAGCCCTGTATCGGCCCCGGGCGCGTCATCGAGGCCCATCATCCGGACGTGCAGAAGCTGGCGAGCCGCTTCGTGAAGGCCGCATGGCAGCGCCGGGGCCTGGTGGCCTGGGTGGAGCGCCCCGGCATCATCCGCGTGGGGGACACCGTGAAGGTGGTGCTGCCCAGGCCCGTGACGTACGTGCTGCCTGCGTCCGGCGTGTAG
- a CDS encoding MBL fold metallo-hydrolase, producing MSVELRRNGMHLTGTPLSLDAKRKSPLCFVSHGHSDHIARHESTIATAATLRFMTHRLGPVREPREVPFRQPFELGPLVLELLPAGHILGSAQLRVTRPDGRRIVYTGDLNVAPSLTAEATEVAECDTLVIESTFGHPRYRFPPRPEVLGQVEAWLRMQLERGAVPVLLGYPLGKSQEAMKHLAGRGFPLVAHSSIYEVAQLYAELGVPIENLRCYDGKVEPGEVLFFPPHHARGGALAPLWPRATAVLTGWAVDRGAVRRYGADVAFPLSDHADFPGLVSYAKSTGAREVLTCHGFAEELAQALRDAGMDARPLGGKPQQLGLF from the coding sequence ATGAGTGTGGAGCTGCGGCGAAACGGGATGCACCTGACGGGCACCCCCCTGTCCCTGGATGCGAAGCGCAAGTCGCCGCTGTGCTTCGTGAGTCACGGGCATTCGGACCACATTGCCCGGCACGAGAGCACCATCGCCACGGCGGCGACGCTGCGTTTCATGACGCATCGCCTGGGGCCGGTGCGTGAGCCGCGCGAGGTGCCCTTCCGGCAGCCCTTCGAGTTGGGGCCGCTGGTGCTGGAGTTGCTGCCGGCGGGGCACATCCTGGGCAGCGCGCAGCTCCGCGTGACGCGGCCGGATGGGCGCCGCATCGTCTACACCGGGGACCTCAACGTGGCGCCGTCGCTCACCGCCGAGGCGACGGAGGTGGCGGAGTGCGACACGCTCGTCATCGAGTCCACCTTCGGTCATCCGCGCTACCGCTTCCCGCCGCGTCCGGAGGTGCTGGGGCAGGTGGAGGCGTGGCTGCGGATGCAACTGGAGCGCGGCGCGGTGCCGGTGCTGCTGGGGTATCCGCTGGGCAAGAGCCAGGAGGCGATGAAGCACCTGGCGGGACGTGGCTTCCCACTGGTGGCGCATTCCTCCATCTACGAGGTGGCGCAGCTCTACGCGGAGCTGGGCGTGCCGATTGAGAACCTGCGCTGCTACGACGGAAAGGTGGAGCCGGGTGAGGTGCTCTTCTTCCCGCCGCACCACGCGCGGGGCGGGGCACTGGCGCCGCTGTGGCCTCGGGCGACGGCGGTGCTGACGGGGTGGGCGGTGGACCGGGGCGCGGTGCGGCGCTACGGCGCGGACGTGGCCTTTCCGCTGTCGGACCACGCGGACTTCCCCGGGCTGGTGTCCTACGCGAAGTCCACGGGGGCGCGGGAGGTGCTGACGTGCCATGGCTTCGCGGAGGAGCTGGCGCAGGCGCTGCGCGACGCGGGGATGGACGCGCGCCCGCTGGGCGGGAAGCCGCAGCAGCTCGGGTTGTTCTGA